The DNA window GAGTCGACGAAGCGCGTGCACTCCGGCGAATCCGGCGCCGATCACGACGATACGCGGCCGTGACATCGTGGACCACTCCCCCTTACGCTAGCGCGTGCCGAGTCGGCAGGTCCGGCCGAGCGCAGCCGCCCTTGGCGGACAGACGGTTTCGCTGGCGCACTGCCCCCACCACCCGCTATCAAACGTACGCCCGCCGGGACCAAGAGTCACCGGGCAACGCCCGGTCACGGCCATCGGTGCCGTGGCGGGCGGTCGGACCGGACGCTCCGGGGCGTCGTGGCCCGGCCGGTGTCACCGTTCGGCGCCGGCCGATCCCCCGCACGGGGTGCGCAGCGCCGCTTCCCCCATCCGCAGCAGCATCGTCGACATCCGTTCCGCGGAAAGGGTCCCCGCGCTGTGGGGGGTGGAGTTGAGCAGGCCGAAGGTCGCGTGCACGGCGGCCCGCAGCACCGGAGTCGGCTCCGCCGGACGCAGCTGCGCCAGCACCCCCACCCACACTTCGACGTAGCCGCGTTGCAGCTGCCGGATCCGCCGCCGCTCGGGGTCGGGAACGTTGTCCAGCTCGCGGTCGTGCACGGTGATCAGCGCTGGTTCCTCCAGTGCGAAGGCGATGTGGCCCCGCAACAGGTTCTCCAGCGCCCGCTCGGGGCTGCTGGCAGCGGCGACGCGTTCCGTTCCTCCGGTGGCCAGGCGCTCGCTGATGTCCAGCAGCAT is part of the Haloactinospora alba genome and encodes:
- a CDS encoding SACE_7040 family transcriptional regulator, which translates into the protein MARVTGETRRTEILRTAAELFAARGFHGVSIEDLGRAMGTSGPALYRHFPGKEALLAAMLLDISERLATGGTERVAAASSPERALENLLRGHIAFALEEPALITVHDRELDNVPDPERRRIRQLQRGYVEVWVGVLAQLRPAEPTPVLRAAVHATFGLLNSTPHSAGTLSAERMSTMLLRMGEAALRTPCGGSAGAER